One genomic segment of Streptomyces sp. NBC_00239 includes these proteins:
- a CDS encoding AMP-binding protein translates to MTITDTSTAQVYDLSPLQRSALGAGDRRLTLRVRVPAASAALLAEALSAALAAAPVLTALPFDVPGLRVPRQQSAGSPQWTTTADGVRELEGGTFRASVAHSWDGPLLTLSCSALFADPASLSLLLADVASRLAGTPAGTTGDLDFLTVAQGHSAMQREGELREEARFWSARRHAAPTDVPTLTEVFPSAGPTTGTGGSGDMARERILDPEECALLRELSERAGTGVAEVAHLALDTVVQRLGLGAHALGLRCDAREVMGVGTLTGPLTQTVVTGWTLDLRQPASAVLRERGDDRAELSEMLGGPALTGDAPRPALVFDPVGVPELPDGWYLDRWSAPVDGEVTLSLRTHGAAWRLHAESCAPKSAGQLLDMLITLWAGVLQDLAHRPAQPLGSLHLVPRKEAAAIAEGLGDRSAPDTPASLAASLMVHLREQPDAPAFRHGDRTFTYGELGARVAALSAALHDVSAGDVVAVLADHEFDLPAAKLASLWRGAAFLPLSPQEPTARLADALEWSQATVVLTGAGAPQVALPHGCRAVPMADVATAPEGVPGDPLPVDADAAAYLLRTSGSTGLPKLVQVSRSSLDNYLSAMAGTFLADEAPLPVLSSPVFDASFKQTLGVLYRGGCVWLPAADRLDLSAVRAELASAGAPISLNCVPSYVSALLDGGDAAAEGTEPLRVGRFLLGGEALDEQLVRRIWQRFPQAEIWNLYGPTEATATATAGRLEPGGDIHVGEPIAGAGLVVVDSAGAVLPRGVRGEVAITGPGLALGYLTGHEGASPFTEVELAGRRFAAYRTGDIGHLDSTGTLRVAGRRDSQVKLNGWRIDLREIERVALRAEGVLDAAAVVDRRDAEHRLRLFVRGAVEADTVSRVLHESLPRPMVPESVTVLDRFVATVSGKVDRQGLLAFATTGTEADPAAYDPEELLVATAWKRLVGSGWPHPEEEFFASGGHSLLLARLVNQLRSQGHDALSLRQVVRRPTVASIAALMRAGSAVPA, encoded by the coding sequence ATGACCATCACCGACACCTCTACGGCCCAGGTCTACGACCTCAGTCCCCTGCAGCGCTCGGCTCTCGGCGCGGGCGACCGCCGCCTTACGCTGCGCGTGCGGGTGCCCGCCGCCTCCGCTGCGCTCCTGGCTGAGGCGCTCAGCGCGGCCCTGGCCGCGGCGCCGGTGCTCACTGCCCTCCCCTTCGACGTCCCCGGACTGCGCGTACCGCGGCAGCAGAGCGCCGGCTCCCCGCAGTGGACGACGACGGCCGACGGCGTGCGGGAGCTGGAGGGCGGAACGTTCCGTGCATCCGTGGCCCACTCCTGGGACGGACCGCTGCTGACCCTCTCGTGCAGCGCGCTGTTCGCAGATCCGGCCTCGCTGTCACTGCTTCTGGCGGACGTCGCGAGCCGACTGGCCGGTACCCCGGCCGGCACCACAGGGGATCTCGACTTCCTGACGGTGGCCCAGGGGCACAGCGCCATGCAGCGCGAGGGCGAGCTGCGCGAGGAGGCCCGCTTCTGGTCCGCCCGTCGCCATGCCGCGCCGACGGACGTCCCGACCCTCACCGAGGTCTTCCCCTCGGCAGGCCCCACCACCGGCACGGGCGGCAGCGGCGACATGGCCAGGGAGCGGATCCTGGACCCGGAAGAGTGCGCGCTGCTGCGGGAGCTCTCGGAGCGGGCCGGGACCGGCGTCGCCGAGGTGGCCCATCTGGCGCTCGACACCGTGGTGCAGCGACTCGGGCTCGGCGCACACGCCCTCGGCCTGCGCTGCGACGCCCGCGAGGTCATGGGCGTCGGCACCCTGACCGGACCGCTCACCCAGACCGTCGTCACCGGTTGGACGCTCGACCTTCGGCAGCCGGCGAGCGCCGTGCTGCGCGAACGCGGGGACGACCGCGCCGAGTTGTCGGAGATGCTCGGCGGACCGGCCCTGACCGGTGACGCTCCCCGGCCCGCCCTGGTCTTCGACCCGGTCGGTGTGCCGGAACTGCCGGACGGCTGGTACCTGGACCGGTGGTCCGCGCCCGTCGACGGTGAGGTCACCCTGTCCCTGCGCACCCACGGGGCAGCCTGGCGGCTGCACGCCGAGTCCTGCGCCCCGAAGAGCGCCGGGCAGCTGCTCGACATGCTGATCACCCTGTGGGCCGGGGTCCTCCAGGACCTCGCGCACCGGCCCGCGCAGCCGCTCGGATCCCTGCACCTGGTGCCGCGCAAAGAGGCCGCCGCGATCGCCGAAGGCCTCGGCGACCGCAGTGCACCGGACACCCCCGCCTCCCTGGCCGCCAGCCTCATGGTCCATCTGCGCGAGCAGCCGGACGCTCCGGCGTTCCGGCACGGCGACCGTACGTTCACGTACGGCGAACTGGGGGCCCGTGTCGCGGCGCTGTCGGCGGCGCTGCACGACGTGTCCGCCGGCGACGTGGTCGCCGTGCTGGCCGACCACGAATTCGACCTGCCGGCCGCGAAGCTGGCCTCCCTGTGGCGCGGTGCGGCGTTCCTGCCGCTGTCCCCGCAGGAGCCGACCGCTCGGCTGGCGGACGCTCTGGAGTGGTCGCAGGCCACCGTGGTCCTGACCGGCGCGGGCGCGCCGCAGGTGGCCCTGCCGCACGGCTGTCGGGCGGTGCCGATGGCAGATGTCGCCACGGCGCCCGAGGGCGTCCCGGGCGATCCGCTGCCGGTCGATGCCGACGCGGCCGCATATCTGCTGCGCACCTCGGGCTCGACCGGGCTGCCCAAGCTCGTCCAGGTGAGTCGGTCGAGCCTGGACAACTACCTGTCGGCGATGGCCGGTACCTTCCTGGCGGACGAAGCGCCGCTGCCCGTGCTGTCCAGCCCGGTCTTCGACGCAAGCTTCAAGCAGACCCTCGGCGTCCTGTACCGCGGCGGGTGCGTCTGGCTCCCGGCGGCGGACCGTCTGGACCTCTCGGCGGTCCGTGCCGAGCTGGCCTCCGCCGGTGCACCGATCTCGCTCAACTGCGTGCCCAGCTACGTGTCCGCCCTGCTCGACGGCGGCGACGCCGCGGCGGAGGGCACGGAGCCACTGCGCGTGGGCCGCTTCCTCCTGGGAGGCGAAGCACTCGACGAGCAGCTCGTGCGGCGCATCTGGCAGCGGTTCCCGCAAGCCGAAATCTGGAATCTGTACGGACCGACCGAGGCGACCGCCACGGCGACCGCCGGCCGCCTTGAGCCCGGCGGGGACATCCACGTCGGCGAGCCGATCGCGGGGGCCGGGCTCGTGGTGGTCGACTCCGCGGGCGCGGTTCTGCCGCGCGGAGTGCGCGGCGAGGTGGCAATCACCGGGCCGGGGCTGGCGCTCGGCTATCTGACGGGGCACGAGGGCGCGTCCCCGTTCACCGAGGTGGAGCTGGCGGGCCGGCGCTTCGCCGCCTACCGCACGGGGGACATCGGGCACCTCGACAGCACCGGCACGCTGCGGGTGGCCGGCCGCCGCGACAGTCAGGTCAAGCTCAACGGCTGGCGCATCGACCTGCGGGAGATCGAGCGGGTCGCGCTGCGCGCCGAGGGCGTGCTCGATGCGGCGGCCGTGGTCGACCGGCGGGACGCCGAGCACCGCCTGCGGCTGTTCGTGAGGGGGGCGGTGGAGGCCGACACCGTCTCGCGGGTCCTGCACGAGAGCCTGCCCCGCCCAATGGTCCCAGAGTCCGTCACCGTGCTCGACCGCTTCGTGGCCACGGTCTCCGGCAAGGTGGACCGGCAGGGGCTGCTGGCCTTCGCCACCACGGGCACGGAAGCGGACCCTGCGGCCTACGACCCCGAGGAGCTGCTGGTCGCGACGGCCTGGAAGCGGCTCGTCGGCAGCGGATGGCCGCACCCCGAGGAGGAGTTCTTCGCCTCGGGCGGGCATTCGCTGCTGCTCGCGCGCCTGGTCAACCAGCTGCGCTCGCAGGGCCACGACGCCCTGTCGCTCCGCCAGGTCGTTCGGCGGCCGACCGTGGCATCGATCGCCGCGCTGATGCGGGCCGGGTCCGCGGTCCCGGCCTGA
- a CDS encoding TauD/TfdA family dioxygenase — protein sequence MPIGKFARLESGSPGGATATDLVRRTAYNERQLPLAFEADADVDLAAWVREHREELRADLHRHGALLFRSPSKPDFNAVVEAFSGRLVDYQGGAAIRSRVGKTTYTASEYPEELDIRQHSEFCYSHDWPMLLFFQCDIEPRDRGQTPLTDNRALMRAIPEDIRRQFAERELLYVRGYGYNRTWQRSYETESRSAVEELCRAEGRTVEWIGDDQLRTSERRPAVARHPVTGDEVWFNYAHGFHISRMDSGIREALSTAPDDTDEQLWPNNVFWGDGSEIDADTITVVNDVVEEHTVQFDWREGDILIVDNMLAAHGRRPFSGPRRILLKIAESYAETMHGAQA from the coding sequence GTGCCCATCGGCAAGTTCGCCCGGCTCGAATCCGGGTCACCCGGCGGAGCGACCGCAACGGACCTCGTGCGTCGCACGGCCTACAACGAGCGGCAGCTGCCGCTGGCCTTCGAGGCAGACGCCGATGTCGACCTGGCCGCCTGGGTCCGTGAGCACCGTGAGGAGCTCCGGGCCGACCTGCACCGCCACGGCGCGCTGCTGTTCCGCTCGCCGTCGAAGCCCGACTTCAACGCCGTGGTCGAGGCGTTCAGCGGCCGACTGGTCGACTACCAGGGCGGTGCCGCCATCCGCAGCCGCGTCGGCAAGACCACGTACACCGCGAGCGAGTACCCCGAGGAACTCGACATCCGGCAGCACAGCGAGTTCTGTTACTCGCACGACTGGCCGATGCTCCTGTTCTTCCAGTGCGACATCGAGCCACGCGACCGGGGGCAGACGCCCCTCACCGACAACCGCGCGCTGATGCGGGCCATCCCCGAGGACATCAGGCGGCAGTTCGCCGAGCGCGAGCTGCTCTACGTACGCGGTTACGGTTACAACCGCACGTGGCAGCGTTCGTACGAGACGGAGAGCCGCTCGGCGGTCGAAGAGCTCTGCCGCGCGGAGGGCCGCACGGTCGAGTGGATCGGCGACGACCAGCTGCGGACCTCCGAGCGCCGGCCTGCGGTCGCCCGCCACCCCGTGACGGGTGACGAGGTGTGGTTCAACTACGCCCACGGTTTCCACATTTCGCGCATGGACAGCGGCATCCGGGAGGCCCTGTCGACCGCGCCGGACGACACCGACGAACAGCTGTGGCCCAACAACGTGTTCTGGGGCGACGGCTCGGAGATCGACGCGGACACCATCACGGTGGTCAACGACGTCGTCGAGGAGCACACCGTTCAATTCGACTGGAGGGAGGGCGACATCCTCATCGTGGACAACATGCTCGCCGCACACGGCCGTCGTCCCTTCAGCGGCCCCCGCCGCATCCTCCTGAAGATCGCCGAATCGTACGCCGAGACCATGCACGGAGCACAGGCATGA
- the lat gene encoding L-lysine 6-transaminase produces the protein MLDATPFATAPVSAAEIRPADVHARLAEHMLVDGFPMVLDLARSHGSWLVDAVNGEAYLDMYTFFASSPLGINPPDVVEDPEMMDRLARVGVNKPANCDTYTTYLVEFVETFKRVLGDPELPHLFFVEGGALAVENALKCAFDWKSRHNEAHGRSPRLGQRVLHLTQAFHGRSGYTMSLTNTDPSKTDRFPAFDWPRIEVPAVRFPLAEHLAEVEAAERRALAQAEAAFHAHPHDIACFIAEPIQGEGGDNHMRPEFLQAMQELCHRHDALFVVDEVQTGAGLTGTPWAYQQLGLKPDVVAFSKKTQVGGIMAGRRVDDVPDNVFRVGSRISSTWGGGLVDMVRSTRLLEVIERDCLIPRATEAGEHFVTGLRRVALGHPGAMDNVRGRGLMCAFDVPTRELRDEVVRRMREEERVLVLPSGERTVRARPALNISRAELDLAVSALDRTLARMASEGQL, from the coding sequence ATGCTTGATGCGACCCCCTTCGCAACAGCGCCCGTCAGTGCCGCGGAGATCCGGCCGGCCGACGTGCACGCCCGGCTCGCCGAACACATGCTCGTGGACGGCTTCCCGATGGTCCTCGACCTGGCACGCAGTCACGGAAGCTGGCTCGTGGACGCCGTGAACGGCGAGGCATACCTCGACATGTACACGTTCTTCGCGTCGAGCCCGCTGGGGATCAATCCGCCTGATGTGGTCGAGGACCCGGAGATGATGGACCGCCTCGCCCGGGTGGGTGTCAACAAACCGGCCAACTGCGACACCTACACCACGTACCTGGTCGAGTTCGTCGAGACGTTCAAGCGTGTGCTCGGAGACCCCGAGCTGCCGCACCTATTCTTCGTCGAGGGTGGCGCCCTCGCCGTCGAGAATGCGCTGAAGTGCGCGTTCGACTGGAAGAGCCGCCACAACGAGGCACACGGCCGTTCGCCCCGGCTCGGCCAACGGGTGCTTCACCTGACGCAGGCCTTCCACGGCCGCAGCGGCTACACGATGTCCCTGACCAACACCGATCCCAGCAAGACGGATCGTTTCCCGGCCTTCGACTGGCCGCGGATCGAGGTGCCGGCCGTACGGTTCCCGCTCGCCGAGCACCTGGCCGAGGTGGAGGCGGCGGAGCGCCGCGCCCTCGCCCAGGCCGAAGCGGCGTTCCACGCCCACCCGCACGACATTGCCTGCTTCATCGCGGAGCCCATCCAGGGTGAAGGCGGTGACAACCACATGCGGCCGGAGTTCCTGCAGGCGATGCAGGAACTCTGTCACCGCCACGACGCGCTCTTCGTCGTCGACGAGGTACAGACCGGGGCCGGGCTGACCGGCACCCCGTGGGCCTACCAGCAGCTGGGCCTCAAGCCCGACGTCGTCGCCTTCTCGAAGAAGACCCAGGTCGGTGGCATCATGGCCGGCCGCCGCGTCGACGACGTGCCGGACAACGTCTTCCGGGTCGGCAGCCGTATCAGTTCCACCTGGGGTGGCGGGCTCGTCGACATGGTCCGCTCCACCCGGCTCCTTGAGGTCATCGAACGCGATTGCCTCATACCGCGCGCGACCGAGGCCGGCGAGCACTTCGTCACCGGGCTCCGGAGGGTCGCCCTCGGCCACCCGGGAGCCATGGACAACGTGCGCGGACGCGGCCTGATGTGTGCCTTCGACGTGCCCACCCGCGAGCTGCGTGACGAAGTCGTCCGCCGTATGCGCGAAGAGGAGCGGGTCCTGGTGCTGCCCAGCGGCGAACGGACGGTGCGGGCGAGGCCGGCGCTGAACATCTCGCGGGCCGAACTCGACCTCGCGGTCTCCGCTCTGGACCGGACCCTCGCCCGGATGGCTTCGGAGGGACAGCTGTGA
- a CDS encoding aldehyde dehydrogenase family protein, which produces MSTSTVASVVAGRPLPRERTAGTRTSCNPARLADAVAEVELADAAGFAAACTAAAAGQRAWADTPAPVRGRTIAAAGRLVEANAERLAGLVTREIGKPYAEALGEVREIVDTCDFFLGEGRRLYGQTVPSEMPDKQLLTFREPVGVVAVVTAGNFPVAVPAWYIVPALLCGNAVVWKPAEYAAASAAALYELLSRAGLPEGVLNIVHADGEQTFAGLEKALAEGTVDKIGFTGSSEVGVRIGELAGRHLQSPCLELGGKNPLVVAPDADLDLAVEGALFSGFGSAGQRCTSLGSVIVHESVAEEFLRRFTAAVDAAVVGDPTGPVLYGPLLDRRFADRFEEYLGWIRPHHTLHGTGRPGRITAENPRAGFAGDAQAGLYYHPVVVSGVRPDDRIFREETFGPLVGVTTYREFDEAVELANAPGYGLSAAVYTNDARTAFTFRRRVRAGMISVNNSTSGAEAHLPFGGNGRSGNGSRQSGIWVLDQFTRWQSMNWDYSGRLQKAQMDTAETVADLDYRLPG; this is translated from the coding sequence GTGAGCACCAGCACCGTCGCTTCCGTCGTGGCCGGCAGGCCGCTGCCGCGCGAGCGCACGGCAGGAACCCGCACCTCGTGCAACCCGGCCCGGCTCGCCGATGCCGTGGCCGAGGTCGAGCTCGCCGACGCAGCAGGCTTCGCCGCGGCCTGCACCGCCGCCGCAGCCGGACAGCGCGCGTGGGCCGACACCCCCGCACCCGTGCGCGGCCGTACCATCGCCGCCGCCGGGCGCCTCGTGGAGGCCAACGCCGAACGGCTGGCCGGACTGGTCACCCGGGAGATCGGCAAGCCTTACGCCGAAGCCCTGGGCGAGGTCCGGGAGATCGTCGACACCTGTGACTTCTTCCTCGGCGAGGGACGACGCCTGTACGGACAGACCGTGCCCAGCGAGATGCCCGACAAGCAGCTGCTCACCTTCCGGGAACCGGTGGGTGTGGTCGCCGTCGTCACCGCGGGCAACTTCCCGGTGGCGGTCCCCGCCTGGTACATCGTGCCGGCCCTGTTGTGCGGCAACGCGGTGGTGTGGAAGCCGGCCGAATACGCGGCGGCCAGCGCGGCGGCGCTCTACGAACTGCTGAGCCGGGCGGGCCTGCCCGAGGGCGTGCTCAACATCGTGCACGCCGACGGCGAGCAGACCTTCGCCGGACTTGAGAAGGCCCTCGCCGAGGGCACCGTGGACAAGATCGGCTTCACGGGCTCGTCCGAGGTCGGTGTCCGCATCGGGGAGCTGGCCGGTCGTCACCTCCAGTCGCCCTGCCTGGAACTTGGGGGCAAGAACCCCCTGGTGGTGGCCCCCGATGCCGACCTCGATCTGGCCGTCGAAGGCGCGCTGTTCTCGGGCTTCGGTTCCGCAGGCCAGCGCTGCACATCTCTGGGCAGCGTGATCGTCCACGAGTCCGTCGCGGAGGAGTTCCTCCGCAGGTTCACTGCGGCGGTGGACGCCGCGGTGGTCGGCGACCCTACCGGACCGGTGCTGTACGGGCCCCTGCTCGACCGGCGCTTCGCCGACCGCTTCGAGGAGTACCTCGGCTGGATCCGCCCCCACCACACCCTGCACGGCACTGGTCGGCCGGGTCGCATCACGGCGGAGAACCCCCGCGCCGGCTTTGCCGGGGACGCGCAGGCGGGACTGTACTACCACCCCGTCGTGGTCTCGGGTGTCCGTCCCGACGACAGGATCTTCCGCGAGGAGACGTTCGGGCCGCTGGTGGGCGTGACCACCTACCGGGAGTTCGACGAGGCGGTGGAGCTGGCCAACGCACCGGGCTACGGCCTGTCGGCGGCCGTCTACACGAACGACGCGCGCACTGCCTTCACCTTCCGGCGCCGTGTCCGGGCCGGAATGATCAGCGTGAACAACTCGACTTCGGGTGCCGAGGCCCACCTGCCCTTCGGGGGCAACGGCCGGTCCGGCAACGGGTCGAGGCAGTCGGGCATCTGGGTGCTCGATCAGTTCACCCGGTGGCAGTCCATGAACTGGGACTATTCCGGCCGGCTTCAGAAGGCACAGATGGACACCGCCGAGACGGTGGCCGACCTCGACTACCGGCTGCCCGGCTGA
- a CDS encoding helix-turn-helix domain-containing protein, translating to MLEVLGLDERTSRVYEAMVSQPESTVSEIAAHLAVAPDEVRGSLDTLARMSLLRPADDQPERLRVVNPAVGLSALLAGQEAELAEQHAQFARTRREAARLASRWTASHAPHGSVELLEGAEELRRRQAELTQEAKHGLVWLLPGGSQDADVLAAGRDTAEQCLLRGVRIRAMFTTSAVNDPATSAHAHWLAAAGAAVRLAPALPTRLTVWDDRAALVPAESGADLRTGLVLTAPGLVTALAALFEAVWDDAEPLALHTAEVRSADPQDLQLVRFLRSGLTDEAMSRQLGVSVRTTRRMLAGLYTRLNARCRFEAGYEAARRGWL from the coding sequence ATGCTGGAGGTACTCGGGCTCGACGAGCGCACGAGCCGCGTCTACGAGGCCATGGTCTCGCAGCCGGAGTCGACGGTGAGCGAGATCGCCGCCCACCTCGCGGTGGCCCCGGACGAGGTCCGGGGCTCCCTCGACACCCTGGCCCGCATGTCGCTGCTGCGTCCCGCCGACGATCAGCCGGAGCGGCTGCGCGTGGTCAATCCCGCCGTCGGACTGTCGGCGCTGCTCGCCGGGCAGGAGGCCGAGCTTGCCGAACAGCACGCCCAGTTCGCCCGGACGCGCAGGGAAGCCGCTCGGCTGGCTTCACGCTGGACGGCCAGCCACGCGCCACACGGGTCGGTCGAGCTCCTGGAGGGCGCGGAGGAACTCCGGCGTCGCCAGGCCGAGCTGACCCAGGAGGCGAAGCACGGTCTGGTGTGGCTCCTGCCGGGTGGCTCCCAGGACGCGGATGTGCTGGCCGCAGGCCGGGACACGGCCGAGCAGTGCCTGCTCCGCGGTGTGCGGATCCGTGCCATGTTCACCACCAGCGCCGTGAACGACCCTGCGACCAGCGCGCACGCGCACTGGCTCGCGGCAGCAGGCGCGGCGGTCCGCCTGGCCCCCGCCCTGCCGACCCGCCTGACCGTCTGGGACGACCGGGCCGCCCTGGTCCCCGCCGAGTCGGGAGCAGATCTGCGGACGGGCCTGGTCCTGACTGCCCCCGGTCTCGTCACCGCCCTCGCCGCCCTCTTCGAGGCCGTGTGGGACGATGCGGAGCCGCTGGCGCTGCACACCGCCGAGGTCCGCAGCGCCGACCCGCAGGACCTTCAGCTCGTACGCTTCCTGCGGTCCGGACTCACCGACGAGGCGATGTCGCGCCAGCTCGGCGTCTCCGTGCGCACTACGCGCCGGATGCTGGCCGGTCTCTACACCCGCCTCAACGCCCGCTGCCGCTTCGAAGCCGGTTACGAGGCCGCCCGGCGGGGCTGGTTGTAG